From a region of the Thermus caldilimi genome:
- a CDS encoding response regulator transcription factor yields MGTRLLLVEDDPDLGRTVTQALEEHGFQVVWATSQEEAWEALWDVPFQALVLDVRLPEGEEAGFHLARTLREAGFTQPILFLTAKDALDDRLHGLELGEDYLTKPFALSELVARIRALLRRGEVRPRRVEVGEVVLEVEARRVLKGGLPIGLTAKEYQVLELLVLNRGRVFSKDEILERIWGPGYEGESNLVEVYVKNLRKKLGEEVIETIRGLGYRVPG; encoded by the coding sequence ATGGGTACGAGGCTTCTCCTGGTGGAGGACGATCCCGACCTGGGAAGGACCGTAACCCAGGCCCTGGAAGAGCATGGCTTCCAGGTGGTCTGGGCCACCTCCCAGGAGGAGGCCTGGGAGGCCTTGTGGGATGTTCCTTTCCAGGCCCTGGTGTTGGATGTGCGCCTTCCCGAAGGGGAAGAGGCGGGATTCCACCTGGCCCGCACCCTGCGGGAGGCGGGCTTCACCCAACCCATCCTCTTCCTGACCGCCAAGGATGCCCTGGACGACCGGCTCCACGGCCTCGAGCTGGGCGAGGACTACCTGACCAAGCCCTTCGCCCTTTCCGAACTGGTTGCCCGCATACGGGCCCTCCTCCGCAGGGGAGAGGTGCGGCCCAGGCGGGTGGAAGTGGGAGAAGTGGTCCTGGAGGTGGAAGCCCGGAGGGTCCTCAAGGGCGGCCTTCCCATTGGCCTCACCGCTAAGGAATACCAGGTGCTGGAACTCCTCGTCCTTAACCGCGGAAGGGTTTTCTCCAAGGATGAGATCCTGGAGCGGATCTGGGGGCCCGGCTACGAGGGGGAGTCCAACCTGGTGGAGGTCTATGTGAAGAACCTGCGCAAGAAGCTGGGCGAGGAGGTCATTGAAACCATCCGGGGCCTAGGCTACCGTGTTCCCGGATGA
- a CDS encoding c-type cytochrome, with the protein MRKLGFAALVVLLGLATAQSGQALYGQYCASCHQANGQGLPGAFPPLAGHVPEILAKKDGRTYLLDVVLFGLQGQIKVKGQTYNGSMPAWGPQLKDDLIAAILNHITTAFGNKPPAGFKPYTADEVKKERARKLTPQKVYALRQTLKL; encoded by the coding sequence ATGAGGAAGTTGGGCTTTGCGGCCTTGGTGGTTCTCCTAGGTTTGGCCACGGCACAAAGCGGACAGGCCCTTTACGGACAGTACTGCGCCAGCTGCCACCAAGCCAATGGCCAGGGCCTACCCGGGGCCTTCCCCCCGCTGGCTGGGCATGTGCCCGAGATTCTGGCCAAGAAGGACGGACGGACCTATCTGCTCGATGTGGTGCTGTTTGGCCTGCAGGGACAGATCAAGGTGAAGGGTCAGACGTACAACGGATCCATGCCAGCCTGGGGGCCCCAGCTCAAGGACGACCTTATCGCCGCCATCCTTAACCACATCACCACCGCCTTCGGCAACAAACCCCCGGCCGGGTTCAAGCCCTACACCGCAGATGAGGTAAAAAAGGAGCGGGCCAGGAAGCTTACGCCACAGAAGGTCTACGCCTTGCGGCAGACTTTGAAGCTCTGA
- a CDS encoding Nramp family divalent metal transporter yields MGLLGTPKARPWWWYLGPGFLVSVGYMDPGNWATSLEAGSRYGYRLLFVVTLSSAMAVLFQAIAARLGVATGKDLAEHMRAHYPGAWGRFLFLTAFLAMVATDLAEFMGMAVALNLLFGLPLVLAAWLTVLDVFLILYLERFGFRALEWAITALVAVIGLAYVVEVALARPPALELVRHLFLPNAALGDAGALYVALGILGATVMPHNLFLHSAQVKTRLGEGRKRVYRFLLLDTVLALSGAWLVNAAILVVAASVFHTHGLVIRDLGEAYHTLVPLLGPLAAFAFGIGLLASGLSSTVTGTLAMQVVVEGFLGAKANRARLRLLTRILAVLPASLALTLHASPMALIVFSQVLLSLQLPFTLFPLMRFSGDPNLMGSLLGPSWLRFLGWGATFLVLGLNLYLLKQALGS; encoded by the coding sequence ATGGGGCTTTTAGGCACGCCTAAAGCCCGGCCATGGTGGTGGTATCTGGGCCCGGGGTTTCTTGTTTCCGTGGGGTATATGGACCCTGGAAACTGGGCCACGAGCCTCGAGGCGGGAAGCCGGTATGGCTACCGACTCCTCTTCGTGGTGACCCTCTCCAGCGCCATGGCTGTTCTCTTTCAGGCCATCGCCGCCCGGCTCGGGGTGGCCACGGGGAAGGATCTCGCCGAGCATATGCGGGCGCACTATCCCGGGGCCTGGGGGCGCTTTCTTTTTCTCACCGCCTTCCTGGCCATGGTGGCCACGGACCTGGCCGAGTTCATGGGGATGGCGGTGGCCTTAAACCTTCTGTTTGGCCTTCCCCTGGTCCTGGCCGCCTGGCTGACGGTTCTCGATGTGTTCCTGATCCTTTACCTGGAACGCTTTGGTTTCCGGGCCCTGGAGTGGGCCATCACCGCCCTGGTAGCCGTAATCGGCCTAGCCTATGTGGTGGAGGTAGCCTTGGCTAGACCCCCGGCCCTGGAACTAGTCCGGCACCTTTTCCTTCCCAACGCCGCCTTGGGGGATGCCGGGGCCCTTTATGTGGCCTTGGGCATCCTCGGGGCCACGGTGATGCCCCATAACCTTTTCCTGCACTCCGCCCAGGTGAAGACCCGGCTGGGGGAAGGGAGGAAGCGGGTCTATCGATTCCTCCTCCTGGACACGGTGCTGGCCCTGTCGGGGGCCTGGCTGGTTAACGCCGCCATCCTGGTGGTGGCAGCTAGCGTTTTTCACACCCATGGCTTGGTCATCCGGGACCTTGGGGAGGCCTACCACACTTTGGTTCCCCTGTTGGGGCCCTTGGCGGCGTTCGCCTTCGGCATAGGCCTCCTGGCCAGCGGCCTCTCCAGCACCGTTACCGGCACCTTGGCCATGCAGGTGGTGGTGGAGGGTTTTCTGGGGGCTAAGGCCAACCGGGCCCGGCTACGGCTTCTGACCCGGATTTTGGCGGTACTCCCAGCCTCCCTGGCCCTCACCCTCCACGCCTCCCCCATGGCCCTCATCGTCTTCTCCCAGGTGCTCCTTTCCCTGCAGCTTCCCTTCACCCTCTTCCCGCTCATGCGGTTCAGCGGGGACCCCAACCTGATGGGTTCCTTGCTGGGACCTTCCTGGCTCCGTTTCCTGGGATGGGGGGCAACTTTTCTGGTGCTGGGCCTTAACCTCTACCTCCTCAAGCAGGCGCTGGGTTCATGA
- a CDS encoding polysaccharide deacetylase family protein, producing the protein MLALLLALAPLPLVEGYAPPKPLPQEPLPSLTLRLPQVVRANYLGNGYMEVGYVLLQVASREASPANLLRLAQEAVRGALEARVSLAEVDLAIYPAPYAGPKDLPLFTASVPKARAPEFLALRTPLGYDRLWLNPGIRQEKPLEAILEDRPRYEGPEAYRAKERAEQILASRVGHRGGVLYHGNPGRPYVALTFDDAPHPLFTPLLLDLLKREGIKATFFVIGRNAEAYPYFIRDLVAAGHELGNHTYHHVRLPGLEPGEIRRELLLCNQVLERLTRVSPRYFRPPGGRYDRTVLQVSRDLGLTTVFWTDDPGDYAGLSLPVLERRLEDHLRPGGIVLLHDNVANTLKVLPVFIRKARAQGLALGTVEGLVLAQR; encoded by the coding sequence ATGCTGGCCTTACTTCTGGCTTTGGCCCCCTTACCTTTGGTGGAGGGGTATGCCCCACCGAAACCCCTGCCCCAGGAGCCCTTGCCCTCCTTGACCCTGCGACTTCCCCAGGTGGTGAGGGCAAACTACCTGGGCAACGGTTATATGGAGGTGGGGTACGTCCTCCTTCAGGTCGCCTCTAGGGAAGCATCCCCTGCCAATCTTCTTCGCCTGGCCCAGGAGGCGGTGAGGGGTGCCCTCGAGGCCCGGGTAAGCTTGGCCGAGGTGGATCTGGCCATCTACCCTGCTCCCTACGCGGGTCCAAAGGACCTCCCCCTCTTTACCGCCAGCGTGCCGAAGGCCCGCGCGCCCGAGTTTTTGGCTTTAAGGACGCCCCTCGGCTACGATCGCCTCTGGTTGAACCCCGGGATCCGTCAGGAGAAGCCCTTGGAGGCCATTCTGGAGGACCGCCCTCGGTACGAGGGCCCCGAGGCCTACCGGGCCAAGGAGAGGGCCGAGCAAATCCTTGCCAGCCGGGTAGGCCACCGGGGAGGTGTCCTCTACCACGGCAACCCTGGGCGTCCCTACGTGGCCCTTACCTTTGACGATGCTCCCCATCCCCTTTTTACCCCTCTCCTGCTGGATTTGCTCAAGCGGGAAGGGATTAAGGCCACCTTCTTCGTGATCGGGCGGAACGCCGAAGCCTATCCCTACTTCATCCGGGATCTGGTGGCGGCGGGGCACGAGCTGGGCAACCACACCTACCACCACGTCCGCCTTCCCGGGCTTGAGCCAGGCGAGATCCGGAGAGAGCTTCTCCTTTGCAACCAGGTCCTGGAACGCCTTACCAGGGTTTCTCCCCGCTACTTCCGCCCGCCTGGGGGCCGGTACGACCGCACGGTGCTCCAGGTGTCCCGGGACCTGGGCCTGACCACGGTTTTCTGGACCGATGATCCCGGGGACTATGCGGGGCTTTCCCTCCCCGTCCTGGAAAGGCGCCTCGAGGACCACCTCCGCCCGGGAGGCATCGTTCTTCTTCACGACAACGTGGCCAACACCCTTAAGGTCCTTCCTGTCTTCATCCGTAAGGCCCGGGCCCAGGGGCTCGCCTTGGGTACGGTGGAGGGCCTGGTACTAGCCCAGCGATGA
- a CDS encoding heparan-alpha-glucosaminide N-acetyltransferase domain-containing protein — translation MTLSARSLALDAFRGLTVALMLFVNNLPPGAPPYLEHGPFGGSVYLADLVFPWYLLAMGAAIPFSRASALRRGVAEWLYELRILRRVVLLFLLGLGLTSLQMGRWVFALDVLQLLALAYWLGAWLYDLPLLRRTLLALFLMVAYGAAILLVPVPGVGPGIFAEDRNLLLHLNRTYLMPLGLRGLPSAIPTGAFVLLATGLGEALMKGRSLWPWGYWALLGD, via the coding sequence ATGACGCTCTCGGCGCGGAGCCTGGCCCTGGATGCCTTTCGGGGGCTCACCGTGGCCCTCATGCTTTTCGTCAACAACCTTCCCCCGGGGGCACCCCCGTACCTGGAACACGGCCCCTTCGGCGGAAGCGTCTACCTCGCCGACCTGGTCTTCCCCTGGTACCTCCTGGCCATGGGGGCCGCCATCCCTTTTAGCCGCGCCAGCGCCCTAAGGAGGGGCGTGGCCGAGTGGCTCTACGAACTCCGTATTCTTCGCCGGGTCGTTCTTTTGTTCCTCCTAGGCCTGGGTCTCACCAGTTTGCAGATGGGTCGGTGGGTCTTTGCCTTGGACGTCCTGCAGCTTCTGGCCCTGGCCTACTGGCTTGGGGCTTGGCTTTATGATCTTCCTCTCCTCCGCCGTACCCTTCTTGCCCTGTTCCTCATGGTCGCTTACGGGGCGGCCATTCTCCTGGTTCCCGTACCCGGAGTAGGGCCGGGGATCTTTGCCGAGGACCGAAACCTGCTCCTCCATCTGAACCGCACCTATCTGATGCCCTTGGGCTTAAGGGGGCTTCCTTCCGCCATACCCACGGGCGCCTTCGTCCTTTTGGCCACGGGCTTGGGGGAGGCCCTCATGAAAGGGCGAAGCCTCTGGCCGTGGGGGTACTGGGCCTTGTTGGGGGACTAG
- a CDS encoding Sec-independent protein translocase subunit TatA/TatB: protein MIDSPAQLVAILVVALLLFGPRKLPELARGLGQSVREFKKSVEGLAEEPKTEKEDPQAVPHAPQPKPPVEGERPPRG, encoded by the coding sequence ATGATTGACAGCCCAGCGCAGTTGGTGGCCATCCTGGTGGTAGCCCTTCTCCTGTTTGGGCCGAGGAAGTTGCCTGAGCTGGCCCGAGGCCTAGGGCAATCGGTGCGGGAGTTCAAGAAAAGCGTGGAGGGCCTGGCCGAGGAACCCAAAACGGAGAAGGAGGATCCACAAGCGGTTCCCCACGCTCCTCAGCCCAAACCCCCGGTCGAGGGTGAAAGGCCCCCTCGAGGCTAA
- a CDS encoding sensor histidine kinase: MSLRLRLTLFAAFLVSAVLLVSGLGLRQGLATLLRSNLDRSLLEALALARPLVNEENGHLRLEHPGEEDPALKELPGDLAILLYREGNLVGTLGKLPPAPPSSLQEGCFSQRAWRFCGLKLPGGVLLAGRPLEGIQESLEAMDRVLLWIGPLAFTLTGLLGYLLVGRALAPVRQLTLAAHTRAHTQTWEPLPLPSSQDELRTLAEAFNALFSALLSALERERRFTQDAAHELRTPLTVLLGRLEQAREENRDPRLELRLAQALKAGQKLLRLVEDLLHLARAEAGQGFRRERLDLSAVIQETVEDISPLFAARGVRLEMELPQELLILWGDPIALAMAVRNLLDNALKFSPQGARVTLFLQRQGGYAVLAVEDEGPGFPEEALPYVFQRFYQAKEEHRLQGSGLGLSIVAAIVRWHGGSVSAQNTSRGARVAITLPLAKV; this comes from the coding sequence ATGAGCCTCAGGCTTCGCCTAACCCTCTTTGCGGCATTCTTGGTTTCGGCCGTGCTCCTAGTCTCGGGACTTGGTCTCCGTCAGGGGCTTGCCACCCTCTTACGGTCCAACCTAGATCGCTCCCTCCTCGAGGCCCTGGCCCTTGCCCGCCCCTTGGTCAATGAGGAAAATGGGCACCTGCGCCTGGAGCACCCTGGGGAGGAAGACCCCGCTCTTAAGGAGCTCCCGGGAGACTTGGCCATCCTGCTTTACCGTGAGGGAAACCTCGTGGGCACCCTGGGGAAGCTGCCTCCTGCGCCCCCCTCATCCCTCCAGGAAGGATGCTTCTCCCAAAGAGCATGGCGTTTTTGCGGGCTTAAACTTCCGGGTGGCGTGTTATTAGCCGGGCGTCCCCTGGAGGGAATACAGGAAAGCCTGGAGGCTATGGACCGAGTTCTGCTCTGGATTGGTCCGCTGGCATTTACGCTTACCGGTTTGCTGGGATACCTCCTTGTAGGCCGAGCCCTGGCACCCGTGCGCCAACTTACCCTGGCTGCCCACACCAGAGCCCACACCCAGACTTGGGAACCCCTCCCCTTGCCGTCTTCCCAGGATGAGCTCCGTACCCTGGCTGAGGCCTTTAACGCCCTTTTTAGCGCCCTGTTGTCGGCATTGGAAAGGGAACGCCGCTTCACTCAAGACGCCGCGCACGAACTCCGTACCCCCCTCACCGTCCTCCTGGGGAGGTTGGAACAGGCCCGGGAGGAAAACCGGGACCCCCGCCTAGAACTCCGTTTAGCCCAGGCCTTAAAGGCAGGGCAAAAGCTTTTGCGATTGGTGGAAGACCTCCTGCACTTGGCAAGGGCCGAAGCAGGCCAGGGCTTCAGGCGAGAGCGGCTAGACCTTAGCGCCGTAATCCAGGAGACCGTGGAGGACATCTCTCCCCTCTTCGCCGCCAGGGGGGTGAGGCTGGAGATGGAGCTACCCCAGGAGCTCCTAATCCTTTGGGGAGACCCGATAGCCCTGGCCATGGCAGTGCGCAATCTCCTCGATAACGCCCTCAAGTTCTCCCCACAGGGAGCCAGGGTAACCCTCTTTCTCCAAAGGCAAGGGGGATATGCCGTGTTGGCCGTGGAGGACGAAGGGCCTGGTTTTCCCGAGGAGGCTTTGCCCTACGTTTTCCAGCGTTTTTACCAGGCTAAAGAGGAACACCGCCTTCAGGGTAGCGGTCTGGGCCTGTCCATTGTAGCCGCGATCGTACGGTGGCATGGGGGGAGCGTTAGCGCCCAAAATACCTCTAGAGGTGCCCGGGTGGCCATAACGCTTCCCCTTGCCAAGGTTTAG
- a CDS encoding response regulator transcription factor, with protein sequence MRILLVEDDPEVGALVKETLEGELHAVDWAHDGEEALGLAEAFPYDLLVLDLGLPRQDGIRVLKYLRQRGSRVPVLILTARDGVDDRVEGLEAGADDYLVKPFHLRELRARVRALLRRAAGEAANQVVIGRLRLDLWAKRAFWLGEEVSLTSKEWSLLEFLALNPGRFFQREDLLEHLWPGEASVDPRSLDAYISRLRRKLAEDVIETRRGLGYRLVG encoded by the coding sequence ATGCGGATTCTCCTCGTGGAGGACGACCCAGAGGTGGGAGCCTTGGTAAAGGAAACCCTCGAGGGGGAGCTTCACGCGGTGGACTGGGCTCACGACGGGGAAGAAGCTCTAGGTTTGGCAGAGGCTTTTCCCTACGATCTCCTGGTTCTGGACCTTGGCTTACCCCGGCAGGACGGTATACGGGTACTAAAATACCTGCGCCAGAGGGGTAGCCGTGTGCCCGTGCTGATCCTCACTGCCCGGGATGGAGTGGATGACCGCGTGGAGGGGCTGGAGGCCGGGGCAGACGACTACCTGGTGAAGCCCTTCCACCTGCGGGAACTGCGAGCCCGGGTGCGTGCCCTTCTGCGACGGGCAGCTGGCGAGGCGGCCAACCAGGTGGTGATCGGCCGGCTTCGCCTGGACCTATGGGCAAAACGGGCTTTTTGGCTAGGCGAAGAAGTTTCCCTCACCTCCAAGGAGTGGTCGCTTCTGGAGTTCCTGGCCCTAAATCCCGGGCGCTTTTTTCAACGGGAGGATCTTTTAGAGCACCTCTGGCCCGGCGAGGCAAGCGTGGATCCGAGGAGTCTTGACGCCTACATTTCCCGCCTCAGGCGAAAACTTGCCGAAGACGTCATCGAAACCCGTCGGGGTTTGGGCTACCGGTTGGTGGGATGA
- a CDS encoding phosphatase PAP2 family protein, with the protein MKIRWPILRVSGTLALVWAWGISLIALLGFLSLAEDVYEKEGFPFDTPILHQLHQWRSPTLDQLAMALTQTASAKVIGPLALVLAVGGYLWRWPWPRFVLGFGGAVLLTQAGKLAFARGRPHLFPQLTPEHDFSFPSGHSVASLALVLGLYFLLRHRFPDKAVWVLVLGLPWAFLVGISRLYLQVHYPSDVLAGWALATFWTLLVWLQPNKS; encoded by the coding sequence GTGAAAATCAGATGGCCCATCCTCCGAGTTTCCGGCACCTTGGCGCTTGTTTGGGCGTGGGGGATTTCCCTCATCGCTCTTCTGGGGTTCCTATCCTTGGCTGAGGACGTTTACGAGAAGGAGGGGTTCCCCTTTGATACGCCCATCCTGCACCAGCTGCATCAGTGGCGGTCACCCACCTTGGACCAATTGGCCATGGCCTTAACCCAGACCGCCTCGGCCAAGGTTATCGGCCCACTAGCATTGGTCCTTGCGGTGGGAGGCTACCTCTGGCGTTGGCCCTGGCCACGGTTTGTCCTGGGTTTCGGAGGAGCAGTGCTTCTCACCCAGGCGGGGAAGCTAGCCTTTGCCCGCGGAAGGCCTCACCTCTTTCCCCAGCTCACGCCAGAGCACGATTTCAGTTTCCCCTCCGGACATAGCGTGGCGTCACTGGCCTTGGTGTTAGGCCTATATTTTCTCCTTCGGCACCGATTCCCCGATAAGGCCGTTTGGGTCTTGGTCCTCGGCTTACCCTGGGCCTTCTTGGTAGGCATCTCACGGCTCTACCTCCAAGTGCACTATCCCTCGGACGTGCTGGCGGGATGGGCCTTAGCCACCTTTTGGACCCTTCTCGTCTGGCTCCAGCCGAATAAGTCCTAA
- a CDS encoding PepSY domain-containing protein translates to MKRNAKWILLALGSLASVMAVAQKGMGGNSSSQAGAQSPSYVGSIPVQEDATSQAYQSLAKVTADEAVRVAQKALGTQASPTAVKLSVENGYLAWEVVITGQEVKVDAGNGQVLHKEATGYEEHEGKGGEHEDQGGEEGESEE, encoded by the coding sequence ATGAAGAGGAACGCAAAGTGGATCCTGTTGGCCCTTGGCAGCTTGGCAAGCGTTATGGCTGTAGCCCAGAAGGGTATGGGTGGGAACTCCTCCAGCCAAGCCGGCGCCCAGTCCCCTAGCTATGTGGGGAGCATCCCTGTGCAGGAGGACGCTACCTCCCAGGCCTACCAGTCCCTGGCCAAGGTCACGGCGGACGAAGCGGTACGGGTGGCTCAAAAAGCCCTGGGCACCCAGGCTTCCCCAACGGCAGTGAAGCTTTCCGTGGAGAACGGCTACTTGGCTTGGGAAGTGGTGATCACTGGCCAGGAGGTAAAGGTGGATGCCGGCAACGGGCAGGTGCTCCACAAGGAAGCTACAGGCTACGAGGAGCACGAGGGCAAGGGAGGTGAGCACGAGGATCAAGGAGGGGAAGAAGGAGAAAGTGAGGAATAA
- a CDS encoding VIT family protein, whose translation MKLADLVQSERHLVLQVVQPALLGLMDGSVATLAPLFAAAELTGQPHSAFLVGMAAALGAGISMGLAEAVSDDGKLSGRGHPLLRGGVTGLATFLGGTFHTLPFLIPQIRLALLLASMVVVVELLAIAWIRYRYMKSSLWSTVIQVLGGGLIVFFVGLTLGRFGG comes from the coding sequence ATGAAGCTGGCCGACCTGGTTCAAAGTGAGCGCCATCTGGTCCTTCAGGTGGTTCAACCCGCCCTTCTTGGCCTCATGGACGGATCTGTGGCTACGCTGGCTCCTCTGTTTGCGGCTGCTGAGCTTACAGGGCAACCCCATAGTGCCTTTCTGGTAGGCATGGCCGCAGCCTTGGGGGCGGGGATTTCCATGGGCCTGGCGGAAGCGGTTTCCGACGACGGGAAGCTTTCGGGCCGGGGGCACCCCTTGCTAAGAGGAGGTGTTACAGGGTTAGCCACCTTCCTGGGAGGTACGTTTCACACCCTGCCCTTCCTGATCCCTCAGATCAGGCTGGCCCTCCTCCTGGCCTCCATGGTGGTGGTGGTGGAGCTCCTCGCCATCGCCTGGATCCGGTACCGCTATATGAAAAGCTCCTTGTGGAGCACTGTGATTCAGGTGCTCGGAGGGGGTTTGATCGTTTTCTTCGTGGGCTTGACCCTGGGTCGCTTCGGGGGTTGA
- a CDS encoding DUF421 domain-containing protein yields MVEHVREVLGDPTTVLFTLLRVAVVYLVLLAYLRLSGKRVLGQMTPLDLLTLLLLSNVVQNAMIGPDNSLVGGLLGAGLLLALDRLLSQSPLRRSFLGHPTLLVHDGKPIPDNLLREGVDLEELMAALREHGVGHLEDVLSAVLEVDGTISVVPRDHLLPKRLRKVRSSRNR; encoded by the coding sequence ATGGTCGAGCATGTCCGGGAAGTTTTGGGAGACCCCACCACGGTGTTGTTCACCCTTCTGCGCGTGGCTGTGGTTTACCTGGTTCTCCTCGCGTACCTCCGGCTGAGCGGGAAGCGGGTCTTAGGCCAGATGACTCCTTTAGACCTTCTTACCCTCTTACTGCTATCCAACGTGGTGCAAAATGCCATGATCGGCCCGGACAACAGCCTCGTGGGTGGGTTGCTGGGGGCTGGACTGCTGCTGGCCTTGGACCGGCTCCTCTCTCAAAGTCCCCTGCGGCGGAGCTTTCTTGGGCACCCAACCCTTTTGGTCCATGATGGAAAGCCTATCCCCGACAACCTGTTGCGGGAAGGAGTGGACCTCGAGGAGCTCATGGCTGCCCTTCGCGAGCATGGAGTAGGGCACCTTGAGGACGTGCTAAGCGCTGTGTTGGAAGTGGACGGCACCATCAGCGTGGTACCCAGGGATCACCTCTTGCCTAAGCGCCTTAGGAAGGTACGCTCCAGCCGAAACCGCTAG
- a CDS encoding PIG-L deacetylase family protein, with product MAIGFFVFLILLTALVINAPWLLQQGYAWYYRGRVGALTPWEGSFRQRLLVLAPHPDDETLAAGGLIQKVQASGGQVFIAWMTLGDGFQWDAALLDRTLRPRPEDLRKLAERRLGEAKAAARTLGVPENHLFFLGYPDRGLLHLFLENFFTPYRSPATRMDRVAYPGTVSPGAPYTGEAWETDLRRILERVAPDIVVAPAPEDAHVDHRATAYMALRLLGERGWLSRLRFYIVHGGLEWPLPKGLHPGLYLEPPPRGRHLAWQRLDLTPEEEARKLQALKAHRSQMEILGRFMEAFVRKNELFTPASNPPMAP from the coding sequence ATGGCCATTGGGTTTTTCGTTTTTCTAATCCTGCTGACAGCCTTGGTAATCAACGCACCTTGGCTTCTCCAACAGGGGTATGCATGGTACTATCGGGGCCGGGTTGGTGCCTTAACACCCTGGGAAGGGTCGTTCCGGCAGAGGCTCCTGGTCTTGGCCCCCCACCCCGATGACGAAACCCTGGCTGCGGGTGGCCTGATCCAGAAGGTACAGGCCTCAGGAGGACAGGTGTTCATAGCCTGGATGACCCTGGGGGATGGTTTCCAGTGGGACGCCGCTCTCTTGGACCGTACCCTTAGGCCCAGGCCTGAAGACCTTAGGAAACTGGCGGAAAGGCGCCTTGGGGAAGCCAAGGCGGCGGCCCGCACCTTAGGGGTTCCCGAGAACCACCTCTTCTTCCTGGGGTATCCGGACCGGGGTCTTCTTCACCTGTTCCTGGAAAACTTTTTCACCCCCTACCGCTCCCCCGCCACCCGCATGGATCGCGTGGCCTACCCCGGCACCGTCTCCCCAGGGGCCCCCTACACGGGGGAGGCCTGGGAAACGGACTTGCGACGTATCCTGGAGCGGGTGGCCCCGGATATCGTGGTGGCGCCCGCCCCCGAGGATGCCCACGTGGACCACCGCGCCACGGCTTACATGGCCTTGAGGCTCCTAGGGGAGCGAGGATGGCTCTCCAGGCTCCGTTTCTACATCGTCCACGGGGGGCTGGAGTGGCCCTTGCCTAAAGGCCTTCACCCCGGGCTCTATCTGGAACCGCCTCCCAGGGGCCGGCACCTCGCCTGGCAGCGCCTGGACCTCACTCCGGAGGAGGAGGCAAGGAAACTGCAAGCCCTTAAAGCCCATCGTAGCCAGATGGAGATTCTCGGGCGCTTCATGGAGGCCTTTGTGCGGAAGAACGAGCTTTTTACTCCCGCCTCCAACCCGCCCATGGCCCCCTAG